The Pontibacter pudoricolor genome contains a region encoding:
- the rpmB gene encoding 50S ribosomal protein L28 — MARVCDLTGKRPQVGNNVSHANNKTKRRFYPNLQKKRFYIPEEDAWITLKVSTSALRTINKNGITAVLNKAVEQGYILY, encoded by the coding sequence ATGGCACGAGTTTGCGACCTAACCGGTAAAAGACCTCAAGTAGGAAATAACGTATCACACGCTAACAATAAAACGAAGCGTAGATTTTATCCAAACCTTCAGAAGAAGCGTTTCTACATCCCTGAAGAGGATGCATGGATCACACTGAAAGTTTCTACTTCAGCTTTAAGAACTATCAACAAGAATGGTATCACTGCTGTTCTTAACAAAGCAGTAGAGCAAGGCTATATCCTGTACTAA